A portion of the Kribbella jejuensis genome contains these proteins:
- a CDS encoding MFS transporter, with protein sequence MTRNRAPLVAFLVANVVSICGTKVSAIAIPWFVLITTGSPVKTGLVALAEMAPLVIVKAVGGPLIDKVGARRISVLADTASTGVVALVPLLHTVGLLHFPTLLVLVAIAGALRGPGDSAKETLIPDIARAAKVPLERVTGLESTTERLAGFFAYALAGGLITLVGSVNALWIDAASFGVCAVLIARWIPKQDKQPTNNELEESYGHRLREGWNFLRTDRLLLPLVAMIAVTNLLDAAVGTVLLPVWIREHGYGPGHTSLILTSFGVTATAFALLASAIGDRIPRKLIFTVAFLIAGAPRFIAMATDAPVWTLMAVYAVGGIGAGFINPVLGAIRVERIPGYLLGRVNSLSNAVCWTGVPLGGVVAGAAIAGIGLAPALLAGGAIYLIATMSPVLIGRHESWKATPAPQEMEVVPAP encoded by the coding sequence ATGACCAGGAACCGCGCCCCGCTCGTAGCCTTCCTGGTGGCGAACGTCGTGTCGATCTGCGGTACGAAGGTCAGCGCGATCGCCATCCCCTGGTTCGTACTGATCACCACCGGATCCCCTGTAAAGACAGGCCTCGTGGCGCTCGCCGAGATGGCGCCCCTGGTCATCGTGAAGGCCGTAGGTGGACCGCTCATCGACAAGGTCGGCGCCCGTCGCATCAGCGTACTGGCCGACACCGCGAGTACCGGCGTCGTAGCGCTCGTACCGCTCCTGCACACCGTCGGCCTACTGCACTTCCCCACTCTGCTCGTACTCGTAGCGATCGCCGGCGCGCTCCGCGGACCGGGCGACTCCGCCAAGGAGACCCTGATCCCCGACATCGCCCGAGCGGCCAAGGTCCCGCTCGAACGCGTGACAGGCCTGGAGAGTACGACGGAACGCCTGGCCGGCTTCTTCGCGTACGCGCTCGCCGGCGGACTGATCACCCTGGTCGGATCGGTCAACGCACTCTGGATCGACGCGGCGTCGTTCGGCGTCTGCGCCGTACTGATCGCCCGCTGGATCCCCAAGCAGGACAAGCAACCGACGAACAACGAACTCGAGGAGAGCTACGGCCACCGCCTCCGCGAAGGCTGGAACTTCCTCCGCACCGACCGGCTTCTGCTGCCGCTCGTCGCGATGATCGCCGTCACCAATCTGCTCGACGCGGCCGTCGGCACCGTACTGCTGCCCGTCTGGATCAGGGAGCACGGCTACGGCCCCGGCCACACCAGCCTCATCCTCACCTCGTTCGGTGTGACCGCCACGGCGTTCGCCCTGCTCGCATCGGCCATCGGCGACCGCATCCCGCGCAAGCTGATCTTCACGGTCGCGTTCCTGATCGCAGGAGCTCCGCGCTTCATCGCCATGGCAACGGACGCGCCGGTGTGGACGCTGATGGCGGTGTACGCCGTCGGCGGCATCGGCGCGGGCTTCATCAACCCCGTACTCGGCGCGATCCGCGTCGAGCGGATCCCCGGTTATCTACTCGGCCGGGTCAACTCGTTGTCGAACGCGGTCTGCTGGACCGGCGTACCGCTGGGAGGTGTCGTGGCGGGTGCAGCGATCGCAGGCATCGGTCTGGCGCCCGCACTGCTCGCAGGTGGTGCCATCTACCTGATCGCGACGATGTCACCGGTACTGATAGGCCGCCACGAGAGCTGGAAAGCTACACCGGCCCCTCAGGAGATGGAGGTAGTCCCTGCGCCCTAG
- a CDS encoding acyltransferase, protein MPSREPLRLDFLPWEFARKASGDERERQAERQARLGGAVELADDVYVAESAAVYCDELRMGERSYIAAHAYVTGRIALGADSTINPFSAVRGEVTIGDGVRIGAHTSLLAFNHGTEPGEPIFRQPHTSLGITIGDDVWIGSNVTILDGVTIGPHTIIGAGAVVTKDIPANSVAAGNPARILRSRTGAPVSGDLTTLLSDFAAKARAQVDDVLARCWDGMRFVDRPGLERAPEIRPWCDAVEIADLLVRRTPLGHTRDDLVRRLRHRQDPKTGLVAPGDLSDAGLDLPDDTPLSVLEGPAGYHVLCVGYALQLLGSSFEHPIDTSFAFTELDNLPWARRAWSAGSGIDHLGTAIARNLHDHKESGPLEALMGWLVTRADPTTGGWGHQHPDDGLLQVVNGFYRLTRGTYAQFGLPLPYPEQAVATVLAHSNDQRMFTGDNYNACNVLDVIHPLWLARKQTSYGEPDARRWAEQQLRAILPRWVDGEGFAFAPDGTDDRALPGLQGTEMWLAIIWLLSDYLGLSDALGYHPRGVHRPEPLLNLHRTGS, encoded by the coding sequence ATGCCTTCTCGTGAGCCGTTGCGTCTCGATTTCCTCCCCTGGGAGTTTGCCCGGAAGGCGTCCGGCGACGAGCGTGAGCGGCAGGCCGAACGGCAGGCGCGGCTCGGCGGGGCGGTCGAGCTCGCGGACGACGTGTACGTCGCCGAGTCGGCCGCGGTGTACTGCGACGAGCTCCGGATGGGGGAGCGTTCGTACATCGCGGCGCACGCCTACGTCACCGGCCGGATCGCACTCGGCGCCGACTCCACGATCAACCCGTTCTCCGCGGTCCGCGGCGAGGTGACGATCGGCGACGGCGTCCGGATCGGCGCGCACACATCGCTGCTCGCGTTCAACCACGGCACCGAGCCGGGCGAGCCGATCTTCCGGCAGCCGCACACCTCGCTCGGCATCACGATCGGTGACGACGTCTGGATCGGCTCGAACGTGACGATCCTCGACGGCGTGACGATCGGCCCGCACACGATCATCGGCGCCGGCGCGGTCGTCACGAAGGACATCCCGGCCAACTCCGTCGCGGCCGGCAACCCAGCCCGCATCCTTCGTTCGCGGACAGGAGCCCCCGTGTCAGGTGATCTCACGACGTTGCTCTCCGACTTCGCCGCCAAGGCCCGCGCCCAGGTGGACGACGTACTCGCGCGCTGCTGGGACGGTATGCGTTTCGTCGATCGCCCCGGCCTCGAGCGCGCGCCGGAGATCCGCCCGTGGTGCGACGCCGTCGAGATCGCGGACCTGCTGGTACGCCGTACTCCGCTCGGGCACACCCGCGACGACCTGGTCCGTCGGCTGCGTCATCGGCAGGACCCGAAGACGGGACTGGTCGCACCAGGAGACCTCTCCGACGCCGGGCTGGACCTCCCGGACGACACCCCACTGTCCGTCCTCGAAGGCCCTGCCGGCTACCACGTGCTCTGCGTCGGCTACGCACTCCAGCTCCTCGGCAGCAGCTTCGAGCATCCGATCGACACGTCGTTCGCCTTCACCGAGCTGGACAACTTGCCGTGGGCAAGAAGAGCTTGGTCGGCCGGATCTGGTATCGACCACCTGGGCACCGCCATTGCCCGAAACCTCCATGACCACAAGGAATCCGGGCCGCTCGAAGCTCTGATGGGCTGGCTAGTCACAAGGGCCGATCCAACGACCGGAGGTTGGGGACACCAACATCCCGACGACGGACTGCTGCAGGTGGTGAACGGTTTCTACCGGCTGACGCGCGGCACGTACGCCCAGTTCGGCCTCCCGCTCCCGTACCCCGAACAGGCCGTCGCCACAGTTCTTGCCCATAGCAACGACCAGCGGATGTTCACCGGCGACAACTACAACGCCTGCAACGTCCTCGACGTCATCCACCCGCTGTGGCTGGCCCGCAAACAGACGTCGTACGGCGAACCCGACGCCCGCCGCTGGGCCGAGCAGCAACTACGCGCGATCCTGCCCCGCTGGGTCGACGGCGAGGGCTTCGCATTCGCCCCCGACGGCACCGACGACCGCGCGCTCCCCGGCCTCCAAGGCACAGAGATGTGGCTGGCCATCATCTGGCTCCTCTCCGACTACCTAGGCCTGTCCGACGCCCTCGGCTACCACCCCCGCGGCGTCCACCGCCCAGAACCCCTGCTCAACCTTCACCGAACGGGATCTTGA
- a CDS encoding helix-turn-helix domain-containing protein, translated as MSDESSGGVPRTVRLDRELVRALAHPMRNRILGLLRVYGPQTATSLAGRLGVNTGATSYHLRQLADAGLVVEDDSRGNARDRWWKSAHQGTEFDKAELLDQEPELALGFLHGVGQTYAENIFGFIDAMQTMPEDWRDASVLSDYFFHLRADQLDAMMHEVMAVLEKYKTDDLTAPLPEGAEQVTVQIQAFPRETRITQ; from the coding sequence ATCGGGAGTTGGTGCGGGCGTTGGCCCATCCGATGCGGAATCGGATCCTGGGTCTACTACGGGTGTACGGGCCGCAGACGGCGACGTCGCTCGCTGGGAGGCTCGGGGTGAACACCGGGGCGACCAGCTACCACCTGCGGCAACTGGCGGACGCGGGGCTGGTGGTGGAGGACGACAGCCGCGGGAACGCCCGCGACCGGTGGTGGAAGTCAGCCCACCAGGGCACGGAGTTCGACAAGGCCGAGCTGCTGGATCAGGAGCCCGAGTTGGCGTTGGGGTTCCTGCACGGGGTTGGGCAGACGTACGCCGAGAACATCTTCGGGTTCATCGACGCGATGCAGACGATGCCTGAGGACTGGCGGGACGCCAGCGTGTTGTCGGACTACTTCTTTCATCTGCGGGCCGATCAGCTCGACGCGATGATGCACGAGGTCATGGCTGTGCTCGAGAAGTACAAGACGGACGATCTGACCGCTCCCCTGCCTGAGGGCGCCGAACAGGTCACCGTGCAGATCCAGGCGTTCCCGCGCGAAACCCGGATAACACAATGA
- a CDS encoding FAD-binding oxidoreductase codes for MFEDLGRVLSGRLVTPGEVEWEQVRRGWNLSVDQRPAAVVEAADPKDVERVVAYAGARGLKVAAQAGGHGATRALDGAIVVRTGALDDIWIDSDARVARVGAGVRWGAVQTALDGTGLTGLPGTSGNVSVAGFCTNGGFSWFARPYGSGAASLRAAEIVDATGERRWIDDASDADLMWALRGGGGNFGVLTAVEVDLHPAPAITGARLMFPIEQAEAVLTAYGKATQEAAPQVTLWAYLIHYPDVPAVPDGVRGKSFCMVDGMTPYHPEAMEAALSTVRAAGTPVSDTVQSLQPSGVGELNAVPAPPQALSLISSTFDELTPDLIRTLMEYCGQPSLIFQAQVRHLRAGAGVRRPGVAAADPAAQYMVLAVSIVQDPQLQPQAIAALRTFQEALTPWHAGAMPPTGLSAWGSLQECYSSTDLARLRQIKLRVDPDDMFVGNFRLP; via the coding sequence ATGTTCGAGGACTTGGGGCGGGTGCTGAGTGGGCGGCTCGTGACACCGGGGGAGGTGGAGTGGGAGCAGGTGCGGCGTGGGTGGAACCTGTCGGTTGACCAGAGGCCTGCTGCGGTGGTGGAGGCGGCCGATCCGAAGGACGTCGAACGTGTGGTCGCGTACGCCGGTGCACGCGGGCTGAAGGTGGCTGCGCAGGCGGGTGGGCACGGTGCGACCCGGGCGTTGGACGGGGCGATCGTCGTACGTACGGGCGCCCTGGACGACATCTGGATCGACTCCGACGCCCGGGTGGCGCGGGTCGGTGCCGGTGTGCGGTGGGGGGCTGTGCAGACCGCGCTGGACGGTACGGGGCTGACCGGACTGCCTGGGACGAGCGGGAACGTCTCCGTGGCCGGCTTCTGTACCAACGGCGGGTTCTCCTGGTTCGCCCGGCCGTACGGGAGCGGCGCAGCGAGTCTGCGGGCCGCAGAGATCGTCGATGCAACCGGGGAGCGCCGGTGGATCGACGACGCGTCCGACGCGGACCTGATGTGGGCGCTGCGTGGCGGCGGTGGGAACTTCGGCGTGCTGACGGCTGTGGAGGTCGATCTACACCCGGCACCGGCGATCACCGGCGCACGGCTGATGTTCCCGATCGAGCAGGCCGAGGCCGTGCTGACGGCGTACGGCAAGGCCACGCAGGAGGCGGCTCCCCAGGTGACACTGTGGGCGTACCTCATCCACTACCCCGACGTACCGGCGGTGCCGGACGGCGTGCGGGGCAAGTCGTTCTGCATGGTCGACGGGATGACCCCGTACCACCCCGAGGCCATGGAAGCGGCCCTCTCTACTGTGCGGGCAGCGGGTACTCCGGTGAGCGACACCGTGCAGTCACTGCAGCCCAGCGGTGTCGGAGAGCTCAACGCGGTGCCTGCTCCGCCGCAGGCGCTGTCGCTGATCAGCAGTACGTTCGACGAGCTCACTCCGGACCTCATCCGCACGTTGATGGAGTACTGCGGGCAGCCGTCGCTGATCTTCCAGGCGCAGGTACGGCACCTCCGGGCCGGCGCTGGCGTCCGACGCCCTGGTGTCGCGGCGGCTGACCCGGCAGCGCAATACATGGTGCTGGCCGTCTCGATCGTGCAGGATCCGCAGTTGCAGCCACAGGCGATCGCGGCGCTCCGGACGTTCCAGGAGGCGCTGACTCCGTGGCATGCCGGTGCGATGCCGCCGACCGGTCTGTCTGCGTGGGGCTCGTTGCAGGAGTGCTACAGCTCCACGGACCTGGCCCGGTTGCGGCAGATCAAGCTGCGGGTGGACCCCGATGACATGTTCGTGGGGAACTTCCGCCTACCCTGA